The DNA sequence CGAGCCCGGCCACGTGGTCGGCGAGCCGTTCGGCGGCTTCGCGGTAGCCGAGTCCCGCTCGCCAGGACCCCAGGTGCACCTCGTACACGCTGATCCGGTCCGGCCGGTGCCACCACGCGCCGTCGGACCACGCGTGCCGCGACCGCGTCACCACGGACTCGACCGCGGGCGGCGGCGTGGTGCGGAACGCCATCGGGTCGGCCTTGTCCCGCCACACGTCGTCCTCGCACAGGATGCGGAACCGGTAGCGGTGCCCTTCCCCGGCCTCCGGCACCACGGCCTGCCACACGGGGATCAGCGGATCGCGCACCAGGTCCGCCTCACCCCACTCGCCGCACACCCGCACCGCACGCGCGCCGGGAGCCCAGAGGGCGAAGCGCACGCCGTCGTCGACGACGTGCGCCCCCAACACCTCCCACAGCCGCTCGTGCCGCCCCTCGGCGATCAGGTGGCGGTCCAGGTCGGCCAGCGCGGGCGTGACGACGGCGGTCACGACGACCCGCCGACCAGCTCGCGCACGGCCCGCAGCGGCACCGGCAGCCAGTCGGGCCGGTTCGCCGCCTCGTACCGCACCTCGTACAGCGCCTTGTCCAGCTGGTAGGCCCGCAGCACGGTGGCCGCGGCCGCCAGGTCCACGCCGGACTCGCTGGCGTACCCGGCCAGGAACGCGCGCTGCGCGTCGTGCACCCAGTGCCGGCTGCGCCGCTCGTCCTCCACCGACCAGTACGTGGCGGTCAGCCGGTGGTGCCCGGCCACGTAGTCCAGCGACCGCAGCATCCCGGCCACGTCCCGCAGCGGCGAGTCGGGCCGGGCCCGCTCGGCGAGCGGCGCGGACGGCTCGCCCTCGAAGTCCAGCAGCACCCAGCGGCCGTTGCTGCGCAGCACCTGGCCCAGGTGCAGGTCACCGTGGACGCGCTGCACCTCGCCGACGGCCGCGGTTCGGACCCGGTCGCCCAGGCACGCCCGCAGCGCCGCCGCGTACGGCCGCACCGTCGGTGCGACCTCCAGCGTCTCGGCCAGCCGGGTCAGGAACCGGTCCGCCAGCGCCTCGTGGTCCGCGGGCGCGGAGCCCAGCGCCCGGCCCAGGTCGGCGTGCACGGCCGCGACGGCGACGCCCAGCCGACCCAGCTCGCCCACCAGGTCCAGCTCGCGGGGCGTGCCGGTGAGGGTGTGGCCCAGGTCGGCGCGTGCCGCCTCCCAGCCCTCGATCCCACCGTCCACGTAGGACTCGACCAGGCCGAGCGTGTCCGTGCCGTCCAGGGTGATCGAGCCGAGCAGCCGCGGCACGTACAGGCTGTCCCGCAGCACGCGGTGCAGCGCGAGGTCGGGGTTCTCCCCCGGCCACACCCGCCGGAACACCTTGAGCACGCTGTGCCCGCCGACCACCAGCGAGGTGTTGGACTGCTCCACGCCCATCGGCCGCACCTCGCCCGCGCGTTCGGGCAGGTCCACGCCCAGCTCGGGCCGGAACGCCACCGCGCCCGTCGTCCCGGCCTGCGCCACCAGGTCGTACAGCCGCGTGACCAGCTCCGGGTCGGCGAGCGCGTCGTAGTGCACCTCCCCGGCCGCGGTGCCGATCACGGCGTCCGCCAACCCCGCGGGCAGGTCCGCGCGGACGCCCACGGGGACGTGGAACCGGCCGTGGGCGGTCGCCACGACGGCGATCACGCCGCGCACCGGCCCGGCCGCGAACGGCTCCACCCGCTGCACGGTCACCTCGTCCGCGTCGTCGGCGGGGAACCACCGCTGCCGGGGCAGCCACTCCTGCAGCCCGGGCACACCGGTGATGGCAGTGGTCATCGCGAAGGCACCTCCATCTGGATGGCGAACCAGTAGAACCCGTGGCCGGGCAGCGTGACCTGGTACGGCGCGGCGCCGATCACCGGGAACTCCACGCCGCCGGTCAGCTCGGTCAGCTCGTGCCCCTGGAACTCCCGCAGGTCCAGCTCGACCGCCTGCGGGTGGCGGGACAGGTTGTTCACGCACAGCACGATGTCCAGCCGGCCGTCCTCGGCGCAGTGCTCGCGCAGGTAGGTCATCACGGCCGCGTTGCCCGAGGGCAGCTCGCGGAACCCGCCCAGGCCGAACGCCCGGTGCCGGCGGCGGACGTCGATCATCCGCTTGGTCCAGCGCAGCAGCGAGCCGGGGCTGTCGATCTGCGCCTCGACGTTCAGGCTCTGGTAGCCGTAGACCGGGTCCGCGATGACCGGCAGGTAGAGCCGGCCCGGGTCGCCCCCGCTGAACCCGCCGTTGCGGTCGGGCGTCCACTGCATCGGCGTGCGCACGCCGTCGCGGTCGCCGAGCCAGATGTTGTCGCCCATGCCGATCTCGTCGCCG is a window from the Saccharothrix saharensis genome containing:
- a CDS encoding maltokinase N-terminal cap-like domain-containing protein, coding for MTTAITGVPGLQEWLPRQRWFPADDADEVTVQRVEPFAAGPVRGVIAVVATAHGRFHVPVGVRADLPAGLADAVIGTAAGEVHYDALADPELVTRLYDLVAQAGTTGAVAFRPELGVDLPERAGEVRPMGVEQSNTSLVVGGHSVLKVFRRVWPGENPDLALHRVLRDSLYVPRLLGSITLDGTDTLGLVESYVDGGIEGWEAARADLGHTLTGTPRELDLVGELGRLGVAVAAVHADLGRALGSAPADHEALADRFLTRLAETLEVAPTVRPYAAALRACLGDRVRTAAVGEVQRVHGDLHLGQVLRSNGRWVLLDFEGEPSAPLAERARPDSPLRDVAGMLRSLDYVAGHHRLTATYWSVEDERRSRHWVHDAQRAFLAGYASESGVDLAAAATVLRAYQLDKALYEVRYEAANRPDWLPVPLRAVRELVGGSS